In Paenibacillus antri, a single window of DNA contains:
- a CDS encoding M42 family metallopeptidase, protein MNETTPITPPDYNREYTLGWLKRLLTTPSPTGFTHDILRLLEEETAKLGFRMERIAKGGGFVRVEGTSGGPALAVTGHVDTLGAMVRSANADGTLRLTLLGGYMLHSIENEYCLVHTRDGKTYSGTILPMKASVHVYEDARDQKRNEENYVVRLDETVSSKEDVKALGIETGDYISFDPRAVFLDNGYIKSRHLDDKAGVAAMFALLEAMSRTGARPRRELIFFFSNYEEIGHGSSYVPGGAEEMLAIDMGAIGDDLACTERDVSICAKDSTGPYDYEMTNRLVAHAKRLGLGYAVDIYPRYGSDASAALRAGQNIRAALIGPGVAASHGMERTHEDAIRSTYALLAAYALE, encoded by the coding sequence ATGAACGAAACGACGCCGATCACCCCGCCGGACTACAACCGAGAGTATACGCTCGGGTGGCTGAAGCGGCTGCTGACGACCCCGAGCCCGACCGGGTTTACGCACGACATTTTGCGCCTGCTCGAGGAGGAAACCGCGAAGCTGGGCTTCCGCATGGAGCGCATCGCCAAGGGAGGCGGCTTCGTCCGCGTCGAAGGGACGTCGGGCGGTCCGGCGCTCGCCGTTACCGGCCACGTCGATACGCTCGGCGCGATGGTCCGCTCGGCGAACGCCGACGGTACGCTCCGATTGACGCTGCTCGGCGGGTATATGCTGCATTCGATCGAAAACGAATACTGCCTCGTCCATACCCGCGACGGAAAGACGTATTCCGGCACGATTCTGCCGATGAAAGCGTCCGTGCACGTATACGAAGACGCGCGCGATCAGAAGCGCAACGAGGAAAACTACGTCGTCCGTCTGGACGAGACGGTCTCGAGCAAGGAAGACGTCAAGGCGCTCGGCATCGAGACGGGCGACTATATTTCGTTCGACCCGCGCGCCGTCTTCCTCGATAACGGCTACATCAAGTCGCGTCATCTCGACGACAAGGCCGGCGTCGCCGCCATGTTCGCGCTGCTCGAAGCGATGTCCCGCACGGGCGCGAGGCCGCGGCGCGAGCTGATCTTTTTCTTTTCGAATTACGAAGAGATCGGCCACGGCTCGTCTTACGTCCCCGGCGGGGCGGAAGAGATGCTTGCGATCGACATGGGCGCGATCGGAGACGACCTCGCCTGCACGGAGCGGGACGTGTCGATCTGCGCGAAGGATTCGACGGGGCCGTACGATTACGAGATGACGAACCGGCTCGTCGCTCACGCGAAGCGGCTCGGACTCGGGTACGCCGTCGATATTTATCCGCGTTACGGGTCGGACGCGTCCGCCGCGCTGCGAGCCGGCCAGAACATCCGGGCCGCGCTGATCGGCCCGGGCGTCGCCGCTTCGCACGGGATGGAACGGACGCACGAGGACGCGATCCGGAGCACGTATGCGCTTCTGGCCGCCTACGCGCTGGAATAA
- a CDS encoding thioredoxin family protein: MSGPMTDVAEQELIRRRWSGEAPFAVYFYTPWCGTCRYGEKMLTVVRAMAPDAAMFKANVNFMPAVVQDWKIESVPCLAFVEEKRVTEKVYTMRSVEFLLERVRARLGM, encoded by the coding sequence ATGAGCGGACCGATGACCGACGTCGCCGAACAGGAGCTGATCCGCCGCAGGTGGAGCGGCGAAGCGCCGTTCGCCGTCTATTTCTATACGCCTTGGTGCGGGACGTGCCGATACGGCGAGAAGATGTTGACCGTCGTCCGGGCGATGGCGCCGGACGCGGCGATGTTCAAGGCGAACGTCAACTTCATGCCGGCCGTCGTGCAGGATTGGAAGATCGAGAGCGTGCCCTGCCTCGCGTTCGTCGAAGAGAAGCGCGTGACGGAGAAAGTGTATACGATGCGCTCGGTCGAGTTTTTGCTGGAGCGCGTCCGGGCGCGGTTGGGCATGTGA
- a CDS encoding DegV family protein codes for MTLHIITDGSSDLPESIRDAWGIRVVPLGVRFGEAEFDSTMASSEFYARMRESESLPQTSSPAPHAFMDAFRDVPAGEPILVVALSSQVSSTYRHAVLAKEMFEEERPDAGRIEVIDSKTASAGLGGIVYKAAKMAKDGVGARDIASAVKRLAAETRTHFVLDTLENVIKGGRLDRVRGAVASMLNIKLLMHASEQGAIEVLEKARGTSNAVKKLIDRIEDAKHEVSGKLLAVAHSNCEERAKALVRDILARYDFGEVIVSDMGPVIGTYAGEGGLLISY; via the coding sequence ATGACCTTACATATCATCACCGACGGCAGCTCCGATCTGCCGGAATCGATCCGCGACGCCTGGGGCATCCGCGTCGTGCCGCTCGGCGTTCGCTTCGGCGAAGCGGAGTTCGATTCGACGATGGCGTCGAGCGAATTTTACGCTCGGATGCGCGAATCGGAATCGCTTCCCCAGACGTCGAGCCCGGCGCCGCACGCGTTCATGGACGCATTTCGCGACGTCCCGGCGGGCGAACCGATCCTCGTCGTCGCTTTGTCGTCGCAGGTGAGCAGTACGTATCGACACGCGGTGCTCGCCAAGGAGATGTTCGAAGAAGAGCGTCCCGACGCCGGCCGCATCGAGGTGATCGATTCGAAGACGGCTTCGGCCGGGCTCGGGGGCATCGTCTATAAAGCGGCCAAGATGGCGAAGGACGGCGTCGGCGCGCGGGACATCGCGTCCGCCGTGAAGCGGCTCGCAGCCGAGACGCGCACGCACTTCGTCCTCGACACGTTGGAGAACGTTATTAAGGGCGGCAGACTCGACCGCGTCCGAGGCGCGGTCGCTTCGATGCTCAATATTAAGCTGCTGATGCACGCGAGCGAGCAGGGGGCCATCGAGGTGCTGGAGAAAGCTCGAGGCACGTCGAACGCGGTGAAGAAGCTGATCGACCGGATCGAAGACGCGAAGCACGAGGTAAGCGGCAAGCTGCTTGCCGTGGCTCACAGCAACTGCGAGGAGCGGGCGAAGGCGCTCGTGCGCGACATCTTGGCGCGCTACGACTTCGGGGAAGTCATCGTGTCGGACATGGGACCGGTCATCGGCACGTACGCGGGCGAAGGCGGATTATTGATATCGTATTAA
- the kapB gene encoding sporulation phosphorelay system protein KapB: protein MNVGDLVVARYKSGEYVGELIQLDRPKAKVRMLAVRKHPTQGDLHHPEQADVAFFHERRALSYREVANVFASDLEPYDGAEVPDYRASLAEALDAEIAAMERRGDAFGRRALLELEKLKRDYFGN from the coding sequence ATGAACGTCGGCGATTTGGTCGTCGCTCGGTATAAGAGCGGCGAATACGTGGGCGAGCTGATCCAGCTCGACCGGCCGAAGGCGAAGGTGCGGATGCTCGCCGTCCGCAAGCACCCGACGCAGGGCGATCTGCATCATCCGGAGCAGGCGGACGTCGCGTTCTTCCACGAGCGGCGGGCGTTGAGCTATCGCGAGGTGGCGAACGTCTTCGCCTCCGACCTGGAGCCGTACGACGGCGCGGAAGTGCCGGACTACCGAGCTTCGCTCGCTGAGGCGCTGGACGCCGAGATCGCGGCGATGGAGCGGCGCGGCGACGCGTTCGGGCGCCGCGCGCTGCTGGAGCTGGAGAAGCTGAAGCGGGACTACTTCGGGAATTAA
- a CDS encoding M20 family metallopeptidase, producing the protein MNSSILSRIDEIAPRIRGIANAIGNRPELGNEEFFAFETLTEALESFGFRIERHTLGLPTAFVAELDSGKPGPTVAFLAEYDALPDIGHACGHHLICSMSVAAAAGLAAALDDFGGKIRVYGTPAEETKGAKVLMAEAGMFRDCSFALMAHPYYAYEKSGSSMAMDALRFEYRGRSAHAAANPEDGINALDAVIQLFNGINALRQQTKADARIHGVITNGGKAPNVIPDYACADFYVRAGTRAYTNELVEKVKRVAEGAALATGCSLTISNYEFSYDELRTNETLSDAFTAALVALGVPEASIQRGNDHGSLDLGNVSLQCPAAHPYVQVVDEKFALHTVEFRDAAMKDRAFQGMLLGAKALAAAAYDCASSPSKLQAIRDEFEQQASKK; encoded by the coding sequence TTGAATTCTTCCATTCTCTCCCGAATCGACGAGATCGCCCCCCGGATCCGCGGCATCGCCAACGCGATCGGCAACCGGCCCGAGCTCGGCAACGAGGAGTTTTTCGCGTTCGAAACGCTGACCGAAGCGCTCGAGAGCTTCGGCTTCCGGATCGAGCGCCATACGCTCGGCCTTCCGACCGCATTCGTCGCGGAGCTCGATTCCGGAAAGCCCGGCCCGACCGTCGCGTTCCTTGCCGAATACGATGCCTTGCCGGACATCGGCCACGCCTGCGGCCATCATCTCATCTGCTCGATGAGCGTTGCGGCTGCGGCAGGCCTCGCGGCTGCGCTCGACGACTTCGGCGGCAAAATTCGCGTCTACGGCACGCCCGCCGAAGAAACCAAAGGCGCTAAGGTGCTTATGGCCGAAGCCGGCATGTTCCGCGATTGCAGCTTCGCGCTGATGGCGCATCCGTATTACGCATACGAGAAGTCCGGGTCGTCCATGGCGATGGACGCGCTTCGCTTCGAATACCGAGGCCGGTCGGCGCACGCCGCCGCCAATCCGGAGGACGGCATTAACGCGCTCGACGCGGTCATCCAGCTGTTCAACGGCATCAACGCGCTGCGGCAGCAGACGAAGGCCGACGCGCGCATTCACGGCGTCATTACGAACGGCGGCAAGGCGCCGAACGTCATCCCCGACTATGCGTGCGCGGACTTCTATGTGCGAGCCGGGACGCGGGCGTACACCAATGAGCTGGTGGAGAAGGTGAAGCGCGTCGCGGAGGGCGCCGCCCTCGCTACGGGCTGTTCGCTGACGATCTCGAACTACGAGTTTTCGTACGACGAGCTGCGGACGAACGAGACGTTGTCCGACGCGTTCACGGCGGCGCTCGTCGCGCTCGGCGTGCCGGAGGCGAGCATCCAGCGCGGCAACGATCACGGTTCGCTAGATCTCGGCAACGTATCGCTGCAGTGCCCCGCCGCTCATCCGTACGTGCAGGTCGTCGACGAGAAATTCGCCTTGCATACGGTCGAATTCCGGGACGCCGCGATGAAGGACCGGGCGTTCCAAGGCATGCTGCTCGGCGCGAAGGCGCTTGCGGCTGCCGCCTACGACTGCGCGTCCTCGCCGTCGAAGCTTCAGGCGATTCGCGACGAGTTCGAACAGCAAGCGAGTAAGAAGTAA
- a CDS encoding peptidylprolyl isomerase produces MSENQKPVSGQGNGGAAGGKGKIILPWVLFAATAIGFGAYAIVQANQSNVTTGNVGEEAVATVDEEKITANELYQTMLKQVGPQAVDQLILERLINREAAKQKIEVSDADINAELDKIKANFPDEATFNQQLESAGFTLDTLKEQIRPQVQLTKLVEPQIEVTDEELQTYYDENKAQYETPEQVRASHILVETKEEAEALLEQIKGGADFAELAKEHSKDGSAAQGGDLDFFGKGQMVAPFEEAAFALEIGEVSGVVESQFGFHIIKVTDKKAAATATFDEKKEEIRETVFQQKLNERTSAYVEELRSAAKIENSLATEETAAS; encoded by the coding sequence ATGTCAGAGAATCAGAAGCCCGTATCCGGCCAAGGTAACGGCGGAGCGGCAGGGGGCAAAGGGAAAATCATTCTGCCATGGGTATTGTTCGCGGCGACCGCGATCGGCTTCGGCGCGTACGCGATCGTACAAGCGAACCAATCGAACGTCACGACGGGCAACGTGGGCGAGGAAGCGGTCGCGACGGTCGACGAAGAGAAGATCACGGCGAACGAGCTGTACCAGACGATGCTGAAGCAAGTGGGGCCGCAAGCGGTCGACCAGCTGATCCTCGAGCGGCTCATTAACCGCGAAGCGGCGAAGCAGAAGATCGAAGTGTCCGACGCGGACATTAACGCGGAGCTCGATAAAATAAAAGCGAACTTCCCGGACGAAGCGACGTTCAATCAGCAGCTCGAATCCGCCGGCTTCACGCTCGACACGCTGAAGGAGCAAATCCGCCCGCAGGTGCAGCTGACGAAGCTGGTCGAGCCGCAGATCGAAGTGACGGACGAAGAGCTTCAAACGTACTACGACGAGAACAAGGCGCAATACGAGACGCCGGAGCAAGTGCGCGCGTCGCACATCCTGGTCGAGACGAAAGAAGAAGCGGAAGCGCTGCTTGAGCAGATCAAGGGCGGAGCGGACTTCGCGGAGCTCGCGAAGGAGCATTCGAAGGACGGCAGCGCGGCGCAAGGCGGCGATCTCGATTTCTTCGGCAAGGGCCAGATGGTCGCTCCGTTCGAAGAAGCGGCGTTCGCGCTCGAGATCGGCGAGGTCAGCGGCGTTGTCGAATCCCAATTCGGCTTCCACATCATTAAGGTGACGGATAAGAAGGCGGCTGCGACGGCGACGTTCGACGAGAAGAAAGAGGAAATCCGCGAGACGGTATTCCAACAGAAGCTCAACGAGCGGACGTCGGCTTACGTCGAAGAGCTGCGTTCCGCGGCGAAAATCGAAAATTCCCTCGCGACGGAAGAGACAGCCGCTTCCTAA
- a CDS encoding GH1 family beta-glucosidase, whose amino-acid sequence MTIFRFPDGFRWGAATASYQIEGAAREDGRGPSIWDTFSHTPGNVANGDNGDVACDSYHRYAEDIKLLKELGIKHYRFSVAWPRIFPAGRGEVNAKGLAYYHDFADKLLEAGIEPYCTLYHWDLPQALQDEGGWNNRETIDAFVEYATLMYKEFGGKIKHWMTFNEPWCVSFLSNFLGAHAPGYRDLQLAVNVAHHLHVAHGRAVKAFRESGAPGRIGYAPNTEWNEPYSSRQEDIDACRRATGWFVEWFFDPVFKGEYPDFLVETFAKRGVTVPIEPGDMETIRQPIDFVGINYYTGRVGRYKEGEFLFDCEAIDVGYEKTDIGWNIYPEGFYKVLTYIRDRYGDIPLLITENGACYNDEPGADGRVRDDRRIAYLRKHLIALQRAIHSGVNVVGYLTWSLMDNFEWAEGYGMRFGLIHVDYDTLARTKKNSYYWYKHVAETNWLDIR is encoded by the coding sequence ATGACGATATTTCGATTTCCGGACGGCTTCCGATGGGGGGCGGCGACGGCGTCATACCAAATCGAAGGCGCCGCGCGCGAGGACGGCCGCGGACCGTCCATCTGGGATACGTTCTCGCATACGCCGGGCAACGTAGCGAACGGCGATAACGGAGACGTCGCCTGCGACAGCTACCATCGGTACGCGGAAGACATCAAGCTTCTGAAGGAGCTCGGCATTAAGCATTACCGTTTCTCCGTTGCGTGGCCGCGCATCTTCCCGGCGGGGCGGGGCGAGGTCAATGCGAAGGGATTGGCGTATTATCACGATTTCGCGGACAAGCTTCTGGAGGCGGGCATCGAGCCGTACTGCACGCTGTACCACTGGGACTTGCCGCAAGCGCTTCAGGACGAGGGCGGCTGGAACAACCGCGAGACGATCGACGCGTTCGTCGAATACGCGACGCTCATGTATAAGGAATTCGGCGGGAAAATCAAACATTGGATGACATTCAACGAGCCGTGGTGCGTGTCGTTCTTGTCCAACTTCCTCGGCGCGCACGCCCCGGGCTACCGCGATCTGCAGCTGGCCGTGAACGTAGCGCATCATTTGCACGTGGCGCACGGCCGCGCGGTGAAGGCGTTCCGCGAGAGCGGCGCTCCCGGTCGGATCGGCTATGCGCCGAATACCGAGTGGAACGAGCCGTATTCTTCTCGCCAAGAAGATATCGACGCCTGCCGACGGGCGACGGGATGGTTCGTCGAATGGTTTTTCGATCCGGTGTTCAAGGGCGAGTATCCGGACTTTCTCGTGGAGACGTTCGCGAAGCGCGGCGTGACGGTGCCGATCGAGCCGGGCGACATGGAGACGATTCGACAGCCGATCGACTTCGTCGGCATCAATTATTATACGGGCCGCGTCGGACGGTACAAGGAAGGCGAGTTCTTGTTCGACTGCGAGGCGATCGACGTCGGCTACGAGAAGACGGACATCGGGTGGAACATCTATCCGGAGGGCTTCTATAAGGTGCTGACGTACATTCGCGACCGGTACGGCGACATCCCGCTGCTCATTACGGAGAACGGCGCCTGTTACAACGACGAGCCCGGCGCGGACGGCCGCGTTCGCGACGACCGGCGGATCGCGTATTTGCGGAAGCATCTCATCGCGCTGCAGCGAGCGATTCACTCGGGCGTCAACGTCGTCGGCTACTTGACCTGGTCGCTCATGGACAACTTCGAATGGGCGGAAGGGTACGGCATGCGGTTCGGCTTGATCCACGTCGATTACGACACGCTGGCGCGCACGAAGAAGAACAGCTATTACTGGTATAAGCATGTGGCGGAGACGAATTGGCTCGACATTCGTTGA
- a CDS encoding M42 family metallopeptidase, translated as MNEQTLSLFRTLTEMAGAPGFEQDVRRFLRERLTPLSEEIVTDRIGSLFGKKTGQADGPVVMVAGHMDEVGFMVTGITEKGMVKFAALGGWWSQVLLAQRMQIATKRGPIVGVVGSTPPHLLDEATRNKPVDIGHMFLDIGADDRADAEALGVVVGQPIVPICPFTPLANPKKIMAKAWDNRYGVGLAIELMEALQGVSHPNVVYSGATVQEEMGLRGAETASRLIDPDIAFVLDASPANDASGDKSAFGQLGKGALLRVMDRTMITHRLMVEYVRDTAETHKIPYQYFISPGGGTDAGRVHLSGTGVPTAVVGIPARYIHTAAAIVHVDDYAAAKELLAKLVTSCDRSTVETIVRNE; from the coding sequence GTGAACGAACAGACGTTGTCGTTATTCAGGACTTTAACCGAGATGGCGGGGGCGCCCGGCTTCGAGCAGGACGTCCGCCGCTTCCTGCGCGAGCGGCTGACGCCGCTGTCCGAAGAGATCGTGACGGACCGCATCGGCAGCTTGTTCGGGAAGAAGACGGGACAAGCGGACGGTCCGGTCGTCATGGTCGCCGGCCATATGGACGAAGTCGGCTTCATGGTGACGGGCATTACGGAGAAGGGCATGGTGAAGTTCGCGGCGCTCGGCGGCTGGTGGAGTCAGGTGCTGCTCGCTCAGCGCATGCAGATCGCGACGAAGCGCGGTCCGATCGTCGGCGTCGTCGGCTCGACTCCGCCTCATCTGCTCGACGAGGCGACGCGGAACAAGCCGGTCGATATCGGACATATGTTCCTCGACATCGGCGCGGACGATCGGGCGGACGCGGAGGCGCTCGGCGTCGTCGTCGGCCAGCCGATCGTGCCGATCTGCCCGTTCACGCCGCTCGCCAATCCGAAGAAAATTATGGCGAAGGCGTGGGACAATCGGTACGGCGTCGGACTTGCGATCGAGCTGATGGAGGCGCTGCAAGGCGTCTCGCATCCGAACGTCGTGTACTCGGGCGCGACGGTGCAGGAGGAGATGGGGCTGCGCGGGGCGGAGACGGCGTCCCGCTTGATCGATCCCGACATCGCCTTCGTATTGGACGCCAGCCCGGCGAACGACGCGTCCGGCGACAAGTCCGCGTTCGGTCAGCTCGGCAAGGGCGCGCTGCTGCGCGTCATGGATCGAACGATGATCACGCACCGGCTCATGGTCGAGTACGTGCGGGATACGGCGGAGACGCACAAGATCCCGTATCAATATTTCATCTCGCCCGGCGGCGGGACGGACGCGGGACGCGTGCACTTATCCGGCACAGGCGTACCGACGGCGGTCGTCGGCATTCCGGCGCGTTACATTCATACCGCCGCCGCGATCGTCCATGTGGACGATTACGCGGCCGCGAAGGAATTGCTTGCGAAGCTCGTCACGTCGTGCGACCGCTCCA